The DNA region CTCATCGACAGGGCGCCGGAGCTGACCATGTTGCCGGTGGCCGGATGGATCTTCGCGGGTCTCTTCCTCGGATTTGCCGTGAAGGTTCCGATGTTCCCGTTCCACACCTGGCTGCCGGACGCGCATACCGCCGCACCGACCGTCGGTTCGGTTCTGCTGGCTGCCATTCTCCTGAAGCTCGGCTCTTACGGTTTCATCAGGATCGCCATCCCGATGCTTCCCGAGCAGGCGAAACAGTGGGCACCTGCGATAGCGGTGCTGGCGGTGATCGGCATCATCTACGGCGCGCTGGCCTGTCTGGCCCAGACCGACATGAAACGTCTCATCGCCTTTTCCTCAGTCGGTCACATGGGGTTCGTGATGCTCGGCATCGCCACTCTCACAGACGTCGGGATCAACGCCGCAATCATCGGCATGGTCGCTCACGGCGTGATCACCGGACTCTTGTTCTTCCTGGCCGGATCGATGAGCCATCGGTACCACACGCGCGACATGGGGCGCCTCGGCGGCAATCAGAAACTGATGCCGATGCTCGGCGGGATCCTCGCCTTCACGGCTATGGCGTCACTGGGACTGCCGGGACTGGCCGGCTTCTGGGGTGAGTTCATGGCGCTCCTCGGGTCCTACAGCCCGCTGGAGGGATTGTCGATCGGACTCTTCCGCACGGCGATGGTGATCGGCGCCGTCGGCACGGTGCTGACCGCCGGGTATCTGCTCTGGATGCTCCAGAAGGTCAATCTGGGTGAGCCGAACGCCGAGTGGGACGATCACGAGTTCCACGACGCCGACAAGTTCGAACTCGCAGCATGGGTGCCTCTCATCGTCACGATCATCGCCATCGGTGTATATCCGAAGATCGTTTTCGGTGCTACGACCGAAGCC from Acidimicrobiia bacterium includes:
- a CDS encoding NADH-quinone oxidoreductase subunit M, with the translated sequence MEWFDTWGLSLIVFLPLVGALLVVLLPREQEESHKWISLITTGIVLILSVVAAANFDFGAAKSFQYEVNESWISAIGANYHVGVDGISLPLLVLSGFVTLLSVIYSWNHWEEPRNPKAFLALMLVLLTGMNGTFVALDLVLFFIFFELVLLPMYFMIGIWGDKSERELPVFGKTVSVRLYAAIKFFLFTLFGSAFMLLGFLALYLNSADTVAGRTFDIPALIDRAPELTMLPVAGWIFAGLFLGFAVKVPMFPFHTWLPDAHTAAPTVGSVLLAAILLKLGSYGFIRIAIPMLPEQAKQWAPAIAVLAVIGIIYGALACLAQTDMKRLIAFSSVGHMGFVMLGIATLTDVGINAAIIGMVAHGVITGLLFFLAGSMSHRYHTRDMGRLGGNQKLMPMLGGILAFTAMASLGLPGLAGFWGEFMALLGSYSPLEGLSIGLFRTAMVIGAVGTVLTAGYLLWMLQKVNLGEPNAEWDDHEFHDADKFELAAWVPLIVTIIAIGVYPKIVFGATTEAVEALVKTAFGG